A window of the Zeugodacus cucurbitae isolate PBARC_wt_2022May chromosome 2, idZeuCucr1.2, whole genome shotgun sequence genome harbors these coding sequences:
- the Slc25a3_2 gene encoding phosphate carrier protein, mitochondrial translates to MLSALFDSVAHILLRSPVQTVKCEAKGDTQLAIPLRTPFLPYRHLMAAAVAAGEESCEFGSLKYFQLCMIGGLISCGATHTLVTPLDLVKCRLQVDKAKYKNLIHGLKITIKEEGVRGLARGWAPTLLGYSAQGTFKFGLYEFFKVYYAKLLGDENAYLYRTYIYLVASASAEFFADIALSPMEAVKVKMQTTQGFAKTMREAIPKMVADEGVTAFYKGLVPLWMRQIPYTMMKFACFELTVELLYKYVVPKPRAECSKGEQLVVTFAAGYIAGVFCAVVSHPADVVVSKLNQAKGASALDVAKSLGFMGMWGGLVPRIIMIGTLTALQWFIYDGVKVALRIPRPPPPEMPASLKAKMAPGEKK, encoded by the coding sequence ATGCTGTCAGCGTTATTTGATTCCGTCGCACATATTTTACTTCGGTCGCCGGTGCAAACGGTAAAATGCGAAGCAAAAGGAGATACACAACTGGCAATACCTTTGCGAACGCCATTTTTACCGTATCGTCATTTGATGGCCGCTGCGGTTGCGGCCGGTGAGGAGTCCTGCGAGTTTGGCAGTCTCAAGTATTTCCAATTGTGCATGATTGGTGGTCTCATTTCGTGCGGCGCCACACACACGCTGGTTACGCCTTTGGATTTGGTCAAGTGTCGCTTGCAAGTCGATAAGGCTAAGTACAAAAATCTGATACATGGTTTGAAAATAACCATTAAGGAGGAAGGTGTACGTGGTTTGGCCAGAGGCTGGGCACCCACTTTGCTTGGCTACTCAGCACAGGGTACAttcaaatttggtttatatgaaTTCTTCAAAGTCTACTATGCGAAGCTGTTGGGCGATGAAAATGCGTACCTATATCGcacgtatatatatttggttgcCTCGGCTTCGGCAGAATTTTTCGCCGATATCGCCTTATCGCCCATGGAGGCCGTTAAGGTGAAAATGCAAACGACACAAGGTTTCGCCAAGACGATGCGTGAAGCAATACCAAAAATGGTGGCAGATGAGGGTGTTACAGCTTTCTATAAGGGACTTGTACCGTTATGGATGCGTCAGATACCTTATACAATGATGAAATTCGCTTGCTTCGAACTAACAGTGGAGCTGCTTTATAAGTATGTAGTGCCAAAACCGCGTGCTGAGTGTAGCAAGGGCGAGCAGTTGGTGGTCACATTTGCAGCGGGCTATATAGCTGGTGTCTTCTGTGCTGTTGTTTCACATCCTGCCGATGTAGTGGTCTCTAAGTTAAATCAAGCTAAAGGTGCTTCCGCTTTGGATGTGGCAAAATCGCTGGGATTTATGGGTATGTGGGGTGGTTTGGTGCCACGTATAATAATGATTGGCACGTTGACCGCGCTTCAATGGTTCATATATGATGGTGTAAAAGTGGCACTACGTATACCGCGCCCGCCACCACCAGAGATGCCGGCTTCGTTGAAAGCTAAGATGGCTCCCggtgaaaagaaataa
- the LOC105220201 gene encoding uncharacterized protein LOC105220201 isoform X2 — translation MTETNAPIAIKSSQIHASIIPPAGNDDNVPFSARELQLLYEEIFKDRKKKEDWRDDSRHPSYTNFTVPYHFKCRDRYHESKKEYEEQFQHEINQLMNNLNTAYEAARFNRYTPFVHHFIVAATAQSC, via the exons ATGACGGAAACCAATGCTCCGATTGCCATCAAATCTTCACAAATCCACGCCTCGATAATACCACCAGCTGGCAATGACGATAATGTGCCATTCTCTGCACGCGAACTTCAATTGTTGTACGAAGAAATTTTTAAGGATCGCAAAAAGAAAGAGGACTGGCGTGATGACAGTCGACATCCGAGCTATACTAACTTCACAGTGCCTTA TCACTTCAAATGTCGCGATCGCTATCACGAAAGTAAGAAGGAGTATGAGGAACAATTTCAGCATGAAATCAATCAATTAATGAATAATCTGAACACGGCATACGAAGCTGCACGTTTCAATCGGTACACA CCATTTGTGCATCACTTCATTGTGGCCGCCACTGCACAATCGTGCTGA
- the LOC105220203 gene encoding uncharacterized protein LOC105220203 isoform X1, protein MSFRRSTTSGRRRTVLSVALDAENPRVSYQAMEDEVAPRTSSIFLTSIYITAEPPKKKYTEIVQQLMDDINVDPPRNYKEADARDLPSCDPSFTQEFFSKFNSLMNYREAVNKYEKQFQHEIASLLSAQPTAYEVVSLQRHLSYTALWPPLHNRCELSRSRRLFEGLTTKQRSRLHKLMAIR, encoded by the exons ATGTCCTTTCGACGTTCAACTACTTCGGGGCGTAGACGAACGGTTTTGAGTGTAGCCTTAGATGCTGAAAATCCTCGCGTATCGTATCAAGCTATGGAGGATGAAGTTGCTCCAAGAACTAGTAGCATTTTCTTGACTTCCATATACATAACTGCAGAACCgcctaaaaaaaaatacacagaaATTGTTCAACAACTGATGGATGACATAAATGTGGACCCACCGCGTAACTATAAAGAGGCGGATGCCAGGGACTTGCCGAGCTGTGATCCAAGTTTTACACAAGAGTTTTTCAG TAAGTTTAACAGTCTGATGAATTATAGAGAAGCGGTGAACAAATACgaaaaacaatttcaacacGAAATCGCATCATTACTTAGCGCCCAACCGACCGCCTATGAGGTAGTAAGTCTTCAAAG GCACCTCAGCTATACTGCCCTATGGCCGCCATTGCACAATCGTTGTGAGTTGTCGAGATCTAGACGGCTATTCGAAGGCCTCACTACCAAGCAAAGAAGTCGCTTGCATAAACTAATGGCTATAAGATAA
- the LOC105220203 gene encoding uncharacterized protein LOC105220203 isoform X2, which translates to MSFRRSTTSGRRRTVLSVALDAENPRVSYQAMEDEVAPRTSSIFLTSIYITAEPPKKKYTEIVQQLMDDINVDPPRNYKEADARDLPSCDPSFTQEFFSKFNSLMNYREAVNKYEKQFQHEIASLLSAQPTAYEVAPQLYCPMAAIAQSL; encoded by the exons ATGTCCTTTCGACGTTCAACTACTTCGGGGCGTAGACGAACGGTTTTGAGTGTAGCCTTAGATGCTGAAAATCCTCGCGTATCGTATCAAGCTATGGAGGATGAAGTTGCTCCAAGAACTAGTAGCATTTTCTTGACTTCCATATACATAACTGCAGAACCgcctaaaaaaaaatacacagaaATTGTTCAACAACTGATGGATGACATAAATGTGGACCCACCGCGTAACTATAAAGAGGCGGATGCCAGGGACTTGCCGAGCTGTGATCCAAGTTTTACACAAGAGTTTTTCAG TAAGTTTAACAGTCTGATGAATTATAGAGAAGCGGTGAACAAATACgaaaaacaatttcaacacGAAATCGCATCATTACTTAGCGCCCAACCGACCGCCTATGAGGTA GCACCTCAGCTATACTGCCCTATGGCCGCCATTGCACAATCGTTGTGA
- the LOC105220201 gene encoding uncharacterized protein LOC105220201 isoform X1, translating into MTETNAPIAIKSSQIHASIIPPAGNDDNVPFSARELQLLYEEIFKDRKKKEDWRDDSRHPSYTNFTVPYHFKCRDRYHESKKEYEEQFQHEINQLMNNLNTAYEAARFNRHLCITSLWPPLHNRAELIHTHRYYFRLRSEQKRRLHQIFATNFQ; encoded by the exons ATGACGGAAACCAATGCTCCGATTGCCATCAAATCTTCACAAATCCACGCCTCGATAATACCACCAGCTGGCAATGACGATAATGTGCCATTCTCTGCACGCGAACTTCAATTGTTGTACGAAGAAATTTTTAAGGATCGCAAAAAGAAAGAGGACTGGCGTGATGACAGTCGACATCCGAGCTATACTAACTTCACAGTGCCTTA TCACTTCAAATGTCGCGATCGCTATCACGAAAGTAAGAAGGAGTATGAGGAACAATTTCAGCATGAAATCAATCAATTAATGAATAATCTGAACACGGCATACGAAGCTGCACGTTTCAATCG CCATTTGTGCATCACTTCATTGTGGCCGCCACTGCACAATCGTGCTGAACTTATACATACGCATCGTTACTATTTTCGTCTGCGATCCGAACAAAAGCGACGATTACATCAAATTTTTGCTACCAATTTTCAGTAA